The Psychrobacter sp. 28M-43 genome segment AACAGTAATTAGTATATGGGTGGTTATTATGAAAGTTCCGAACAGAATCAAAGTTAATAAGGCCCATCCTATTACTACAGGTTGGTCTCTAAAATTACTATCGACTGTAGTATTAGGCTGCATGGCTAGTAGTGCAGGTCATACGACGGATCTGGAGATATATCAAGGAGCTACTTACGGTAACGCTTCTATTATGATGATGCTCGATAACTCAGGAAGTATGGATACAAGAAGTATTCGCAATGATTATTCAGCTGTCTCTTCTAGTGATGGTACCACTTCGGGAAAGCTAACTCAGGATCTTTACGATGATAAAGGTGTAAAAACAAATGAGTCTTATGAGTATGATGTAACTTATGTAAAAAAAGGCACTACAAAATACTACGACCGTATGTCACGTCTAAAAATGGCGCTTATGCCAATGTTTGCCAACCCGAAGAGTAATACCGCCTTTGGTGAGAATGTCGATTTAAGTAAATATAGAATAGGACTGGGTAGCTTCTATATTAGTTCTGGAAAAAATGGCGGTAAGATTATTAATCCAGTGTTAGATTTGACTTTAGACAATCGAAGAAAGTTACTTGCGACAGTTAAGTCTCTGAGTGCCAGTACTAATACGCCTACTGCTGATGCCTATGCTGAAGCAGGTGCCTATATGCTCGGGACTAACACGCAGAAAACAGAGACTGAAACAGTCTATACACCAGTAGGTGCTGTAGAGCATCGCAGTAATAATAATAAGAAATACTATTTGTACAATTGTTCTAACGTTAGCTCAACCACGTTTACGTATAATAGTAATACACATTTCTACTGTAATAATTTATCTAACATTGGGCCTAACGGTGGTGCTAAAGATCTCTCAGAACTTAAATTGAGCGACTTAGGAGCTTATGATTCAAGTAAAAATATAACAATATCCAGCGACAATGGAACGTTAACTTATTACTATCGCGCACAGACAAGAGAGGTCGTATCCAATTCAGCAAGTGGCTTTTCGCAATCTTCTGATGATACTAAAGTAAAGCCAGAGTTATCGAAGTACGATTCTCCTATCAAGGGTGAAGCCAATCAGTGTGATGGGTATGGCGTTTATTTTCTAACGGATGGCGAGCCTAATACATCAACTACTGATACTATTAACCTGATGGAAAATAGCTTGGCGGGTAGCTCGTTAAGTATGGGCAGTTCATGTGACTCTGGTTTGACCAGTACAGGCACTACATTCAAGGCAGCTTCTAGATGGGAGTGTATTGGTGAATATTCTAAAAACTTATATAACAAAAGCAACCCTAAAAGTACTCTTATTGCGACGGCAACGGTTGGCTTTGGTAGTGTATTCAAGCAACTCACAGATAAAGGAAAAATCACTAGAAATATTACTCGACCTAGTGGTGTTGTGGAGAAGGTAGAAGTTTATCAATGTGATGCTGACGGTATTGGTCAAGATGCCAAGAATCTATGTAAACTTGGCGAAAAAGGCGAAGGCTATGGTAATGGTGGCTTCTATTACACCGAAGAGCCAAAAGATATTGCCAACAGTGTTAGAAAGTTTATTGAGGATGTTAGTACTGCGGAAATTGATCCAATATCAGCAGGCACAATGTCGGTACCGCTTGATAGTCTAGGGGGGCTAGAATCTCGTCAATTCGCCTACTTACCTATTCTTGAGCCGATTCCTAAATCACCATTGTTATGGAAAGGTAATCTAAAGAAATATAAAGTCAAAAACTCTACTTTGCTTGGTGGTGACAACAAATTCGTCTTTTCTGATAGCAGTGGCCTGTTTGCAAAAAACACTCATGACTTATGGAATACAATCACTGATACCAGTCGTCTTGATACCGCGAGACCTGATGGCGGTGCGCCGCAAATCGGTGGTGCTTATCAAAAAGTATTTGAAAACGCTACTACTGGTATAGGTAACAGAAACTTGTTTGTCGATAGTGGTGATAGCCTGGTCAATCTGAAAGTGGCTAATAACAAGCCAGTAAACTTTAATTCTTTATCGACAACATATAATGATAAGCAGAAAGTAGCTCTACTTAACTTTATGGGTTATAGCGAACCAGAAGAAGCGAAGATCAAAGATAACACAGCGCTCACGTCTACTCAAAATAAGGCATTAAAGAATATTGGCGGTGTTTTGCATTCTATACCGCAGCTTATTACCAAAGAAGTAGCGGTTGATGCTACTGGCAAGTTCGATACCAGCAAGCGTAAAGATTATATTATCTATGGCTCTATGGACGGTGCGCTACATATGCTCGACGATAGTACGGGCAAAGAAACCTTTACTTTTGTACCAAAACAGATTCTTGATTTGCAACCTAAAGCACTCACTGGTAGTGGTTCTGCAGAAGATGGTAGTTATCCATACGGTGTCGATGCCCCTTGGTTAACTTATGCCTCTTATACTACTAAGTCTACTACTACAGGTACCGGTGCTGCCGCAACAACTGTCAATACTTACGAATCTGATCAAAGCTTTGCATTAGGTGGTTTGCGGATGGGCGGTTCTATGTATTATGCGTTAGACGTCTCAAACTTCGAAAGTCCTAAAATAATCTATAGTGTGGGTTCGAATTACGCTAATCGCTTAAAAAAACTTAGTACAGATATAAGTGGTGTCAAAAATGGTGTTAGTGCTATTACTAGTAGCGCAGCTGCATCTGCCGACCAAAAAGCCTATGCTCGTATGGGGCAAACATGGGGTAAGCCCGCTCTTGGCTATGTCAAAAGTGGCGGCAAACGTGTCATGGTTAGCTTTTTACCTGGTGGCTATGATGCTTGCTATGAGAATCCAACGTTTAAGTTAGATACCAGTTATCCGGATGATACTCAATGTAGCAATAAAGACGTTGCCCAGGGCAACAGCATTTATATGGTACAAGTAGGTGAGGTCATAACCGAAGCCAATAATGAAGAAAAAGTAGATACTTCAAAAAACAATGGTAACTTATTATGGTGGGCAAGTAATAGCGGTATTGGTAGTAACAGTACTTCTCGCTCTGCTTCATTACAATACTCGAAGGCAGATGACCTTAAGCATAGTGTTGTCACTCAGATTAGAACTCTAGATCGTAATTATGATGGTCTAATAGATCATATTTATTTTGCTGACTTGGGTGGTCAAGTATGGCGAGCAGATATCAATAACAATGCTGATACTGATAATTTCAAAGTAGACCGGGTAGTAAAAATATTAGATGTCAGTGATCAAGTTGGTACTGGTGATGCACCGCCGCGCATTTATGAGCGTCCGCTGATTACTTTCTATAACGGCAAGTATGCTTATAAAGATGCAGCTAATGCAACAGGTAATGCCAGTGGCGTACAAGCTATGGTAACAGTAGGGACGGGAGATCGCAGTAATCCAGTAACCGCAACCAGAAATATGCCTGACGCTCTATACAATATTATCGATAAGGATGTTACCCGTAGCGATTTATTCTATTATGGAACTGGTACAGCAACGACGATTAGCATGCGTACACCTGTAAACAAGGTTGGAGTTGCATCAGATGAAAATAACAAACTACAAAAACTGACGTTCTCAGCTACAGATATTGGTTCAAATGGTATTAAGCAAAATATGCAGAACAATGCGGTCCAAGGATGGTATATGCCATTTAACACTTGGCTAAACGAGACGACACAAACTACTGGTCCTTACAAAATAAAAATGTTTAATGAACCCGATGCATTAGCTGGAGTATTAGTGTCCTCCTCATACAACCCTGACAAAGGACAAGTGATCCAAGCATGTAGTGCTGGTGTTAAAGGTGAGACTCAACGTGAACGTACTTGCTTGCCTTATGGTGCTTGCCTAGATGGCACAGGTAATGATGTACTGACCAGTCGCTCTACGTTTAATGCAGGTTCAGGGATTGTCGATAATATTGTAACTCAGTTTAATGATACTAGTATTTTTAGCGGACTAGTTAATCGATGTGAAGGTAACTCTTGTACGCCTACACTTATTTGTCCAAATGGCAACTGTGATCTTGTACCGCCTACTTGTACGGGTCCTACTTGTAGTCCTCTAGATGGTTTTAATACTGACAAACGTATTAATCCACTCAGTTGGATTGAGCATTGATATGTCTCATTTATTAAACCATAAGGCTACGAAACAAGTAGGCTTTACTCTTATAGAGTTGATGATTGTTATAGCTATGGTTGGTATTTTAGCCGCTATTGCGATACCGAGCTATCGTGCCTATATCATTCGTAATGCTGAAGCAGATGTACAGCGTAAAATGCTGTCACTCTCTAACGAACTTGAGCAATGGCGAGCTAAAGCATTAACTTATAAAGGTTTTAAGCCTCGATCAGATAGTATCGCGGATAATACTGGAGCGATCAACCAACCTACTAATAATCCACGCTATATTATTAGGCTTGGACATACTACAGGTAGTACGCCAACATTTAGTACATTACATGAAGGAAGCGCGCGTGCTACAAACTGGGTAATGATGGCGACACCAGTCGATCTTACAGGTGCGAGCAGCTTTAAGATTACCAGCCAAGGTGTACGCTGTGCCAACAATATAAGTTTTGATATTGCGAGTAATAATTGCGGGATAGGGGGGACAACATGGTAACAATCAATGGGTCGGTTAGCACAGCAATATCCTCTGGGTCTTTTTCAAAGCAAGCTGGCTTTACACTTATAGAGTTAATGATCGTCGTTGCTATCATAGGGGTATTGGCAGCTATAGCGTATCCTAGTTACCAAGGGTATGTAGAAAGGACCAATCGTGCGGATATGATGAGTGAAATGCAACAGATTGCCAGTCGTATTGAGTCAAGCAAGGTCAACTATAAGCGCTATGATAGGATACCACTCTCGTCTATATTTTTGGATACTCCTGCTACAAATGGCAGTGTAAGTTTCCCTAATTCGGGAACGGCGCTTTATACAGTTACAGCAGGTACAGGAACGTGGGGAGAGGTAGACTGGACGACAAGCACTGGTACATTAGCAGGACGTGATTGGACTATTATAGCAATACCAGTTACCGGTCGACGTATGGCAAATGATGGTAGTCTGACTTTGGATGACCGAGGTATTAAATGCCGAATTATAGGAACTACAGAAAAATGTGGCAAAGATAATGAATGGAGTAAATAATATTTAAGTTTTACTAAACAATAAACTGACAAAAAATGTCATCATACTTACGGTAAATAATTACAATTTACATGAACTGACAATTTTTAGTAATTTAGTAGTGATATTTACACAGATAGTTATCAAATACCAAAAATATAAGCATCTATATAGTATAGGTATCAATAAAAAACATATTGTTTATAATAATAATTAGGTTAACGATAATAAGTTGGCACGTTACCTGCAACAATAATAGTACGAAGGTTAGATGAGTAAATTAAATAACTACTCAAACTAACAACTCCATATCTATAATAGATGGCAGATGGTGATACCAAATAGCGTATCAACCGACTTGTTATCGTCTTACTCCAAAGGACATATCTATGAACGCTCAAAAAGGTTTTACCCTAATCGAACTAATGATCGTTATCGCTATTATCGGTATCTTGGCTGCGATCGCTATTCCTGCTTATCAAGGCTATACCGCTAAATCACAAGTAGCTGCGGGATTAGCAGAGATTTCACCAGCGAAAACTAATGCTGAAGCAAAGTTGGCAGAGGGTATTTCTGATACTCTTACTACCGCTGATCTTGGTATACAGGGTTCGACTAGCCGTTGCTCTGCAATTACATCTAGTGTAATAGCGACTGGCAAATCTACAATTGCATGTACTTTAGTAGGTACTTCTTCCATTAATGGTGATACCATTCAATGGACTCGTGATGGAGATACAGACAGTGCAATTGGTGCGTGGACATGCTCAACTAATGTTCCTGAAGAGTCAGCACCTAAATCTTGTACAGTTGGTCTTGTTACTCCTAGCTAATATTATAAGTTACAACAATCATCAAAAAAGGGGAATAGCAATGCTGTTTTCCTTTTTTAGTATTTGGGATTTGTATGCTAGTTAAGTTAAGTCTAATTACAAGCATGATATTTTTTGTATTAGGAATACTAAATCCAGCTTATTACCCGCCATGGAATAGCTTTATTTCAGAATATTTTACTTTTCTATCTCTTTTGTTTTTGATACCTGTATTTGCTAAAAACCCTATTTCTATCCCTAGAATGTCACTTTTTTTTATCTTAATTAGTTTGTTACCTATAGTGCAGTATGCACTAGGTCAAATATTTTTCTTTGATAAAGCCGCTTTGTCTTTTATTTACATACTATCATTCTGGTTAGCTATTGTTATAGGTTTTAATAGCGTTTATAAGTATAAGCATAGTCTGGACTATTTTTATTTTATTATTTTAAGCTGTGGTTTGTTTTCTAGTATAATCGCTATAGCTCAATGGTTTAACATAGATATGAGTATCGACTGGGTCATGCCTGCTCGGTCTCGTCCATTTGCCAATATGGCACAGCCTAACCATCTTGCAACTTTTCTATTGTTAAGTCTAATGTCTTGCTTGTACTTTTACGAAAACAGAAAATTCAACAGCAAGACTCTTTTGTTATTTAGTTTAGTACTTCTAACTGTTATTGCAGTGACCCACTCGCGTACTGCATGGGTTGCTCTATTATTTGTATATTTATATTTAGCAGTATCTTATAAAAGAGATATCATAAATCTTAGCCTTAAAAAACAAAGCTTATTATTGGTTTATTTTGCTGTTGTTGCTATCTTATTACCACTACTTAAAGCCTCAGGATTAAAGTTAGAGACAGCAGTAGCAATAACCCAAAGATCATCTTCAATCTTAGAGCGTATTCAAATTTGGCAGCAAGGTATTGCCGCGATCAAATATCAGTCACTGTGGGGATATGGATGGAATCAAAGCTCTTTTGCACAGTATGATACTTTTGAAGTTGGCTATGCAAAACGTTATACCACCAGCTTTCATAATATATTTTTAGACATCATAGTATGGTGTGGTATTCCAATTGGAATGACTATAATAGTATTTTGTACATTCATAATCATTAAAGCATTGTTAAAGTCAGTTAACGCTTCTCAGACTTGTTTGATAGTTTCAATATGTGTCGTTTTAATTCACTCTTTACTTGAATTTCCTTTATCCTATTCTTATTTTTTATTACCTGTAGGCTTCATGTTAGGAGCTTTGTTTCTTACATTAAATAAAGAAGCTATACAAATAAATGGTATTTATTGCATTTTAGTTTTTTTATTTGGAGTAGGTTTAAATTTATATATAGTTAGAGAATATAGTTATATTCCAGATAATATGGTTGCTGCTGAAATACATGAGATGAATGAGCGAAAAAGTGTTCTTAGCTTACCATATCAACCTCACTTTTTTGATACTTTTGAAAGTCGTGCTAGATGGATTGGTTTGTATCCTTGCACTATGTTTGATAATTATCAGATTGAAGAGATACGATACATGGTTAAAACATATATGATTTACTATGACTTATACAAGTTTTCAGAAGTTTTGTATTTTAATGGTTATAAACGTGACGCACAAAAGCATCTGGATATGTTGAACTATATGTATAAAGAGAGCTTTAAATTAAGCGACTTACAGTGTGGAAATTATTAATAATCTCGATCAACATTAAAAATCTATGACTTTATATTGAAAGCTTACCCTATGAATTCAAATTTATTTTACTAATATAATAATATGGCACGATGTCTGCACTAATAGATTATTACCAATAGGTTATACAATCATATGTTATCGACATCGAATGGCTTATATAAATCTCAAGCTGGATTTACTCTTATTGAGATAATGATTGTTGTTGCGATCATAAGTATTTTGGTAGCCATAGCTACAGTAAGTTATCAAACTCAAGTTAGAAAGGCGCAGATCATGGTCATTTATCAGACTATGAATGACTTTAGAGTTCCATATCAAATACTTATAAATGATGGCGATGGAGTAACAGATTTCAGTCCAAATGGATTGAATATGCCAAGCAATACCAAATACTGTCAGTTTAGTGTCACTGCACCTAATCCTTTAGGAGTAACTATCAATGCTATACAGTGTAAAATCCAAAATCTGAGTTATTTATCAGAACAGACAATTAGCCTTGATAGAGCTTTGAACGGTAGTTGGAGTTGTAGAGCATCTGCTGACATATCAAAGTCTTATTTGCCTCAAGATTGCCAGTAAAAAACCACCTAACAGCATATTGCTATTAGGTGGTTTTTTGTGAACTGCATTTCTTTATCAATGTATTAAAAAATAGTACAAGGCTAACTATCTCTCTAAATACTGAATCTTACCTTCTACGCCATCCCACTTTTCAGCTTCTGGCATTTGCCCTTTCATCTCAGTGATGTTTGGCCATTTCTGCGCCAGCTCTTCATTTAGCTGAGTAAACATTTCTTGATCTTTCGGTACTTCATCTTCTGAGAAGATCGCATTAGCGGGACATTCAGGCTCGCATAGCGCGCAGTCGATGCACTCATCAGGATCGATGACTAGGAAGTTTGGGCCTTCATAAAAGCAGTCCACAGGACAGACTTCTACACAGTCGGTGTATTTGCAAAGAATGCAGTTATCTGTAACGACAAAGGTCATAGTGAGGTCTACCTGTTATTGGATTGGCTGATATAGTCAATCGCTTTCAAGAGAATTATTGTGTCAGCCTTGCCTGAAGTATTATTCATACCTCTGCGCTCAGCTGCAGTGTAATTCTTTTAAATTAAATCAACTATAAGGGCTACAAAGAATAGTTGGAAAATAAAGCGTATTTTAGCGCCTTTACTACGCTTTGACAATTCCCTTTAATGACTAATGATTTTCTTCAAATGATAAAGTAAATCATGCGCTTGCTTGGGCGTTAGACTATCAGGATCAATCATGCTCAGCTCATCTTGCAAGCTAAATAGCTGATTTTGTTTCGGATTTTCTAATGTGTCCGATATCTGAGCGTTATGACTTACTTCTTGATTGAGAGTAGCATTATTATAGCTCTCTTGCCGTTTATCCTTTACTGACTTAGCTAATTCATTTTTATCATCAACAGTTTTTGCTTTATCTACGGTTAAATGGTCTAACTGTAAGTTGTCTGCTAAATAGCGCTTAGCATCCTCTAGCACTTTGGTAGGAATACCAGCCATTTTTGCGACATGCAGCCCAAAGCTAGAGCTTGCTGCACCATCTTTAATTTGGTGCAATAGCAATAACTGACCATCAACTTCACTGGCTGCTACATGGACATTACGGATATCAGCATGATGCTTGCCAATATCATTCGTTAATTGGGTTAGCTCAAAATAGTGAGTGGCAAATAATGTCAGGCAACCAATTTCGACTAGGCGATTGACACAGGCATGGGCAATGGCCAAACCATCAGTGGTGGCAGTACCACGACCGACTTCGTCCATTAATACCAGTGATTTATTGGTTGCTTGATTTAAGATATTGGCTGTCTCAATCATCTCTACCATAAAGGTCGATTTGCCACCAGCCAAGTCATCAGCTGAACCAATACGCGTAAAAATACGATCGATATCACCAATATGAGCACTAGCTGCTGGCACAAAGCTGCCGCAATGAGCGAGTAGTACAATCAGCGCGGTCTGGCGCATATAGGTCGATTTACCACCCATATTAGGGCCGGTAATAAGCAGCAGTCTTTCAGGATGCCCATCACTACCTAGTGCACAGTCATTGGCGACAAAGTGGTTTGTACTTAAGGAATTACCGTTCCTACTGTTGGCGTTTGTTTGATTCAATGCTGCTTCAACCACAACATGACGACCTCGACGAATATCAATGCTGGTTTGATTTTTGGCCACCGATTCGTTTTGGTCTTTTGTATGTAGGCCCATGATTGGGCGCTGCCAGTTATATATCATGGCAAGATGAGCCCAATTGCTTAGCACATCTAGTTGGGCGATAGCCGCGCTAAGCTGTTGTAGTTCAGCCAAGTGTTGGTTTAATTGATTTAAGAGTTCTTGATACAGCTGCTTTTCACGCGCTAATGCCAAGGACTGGGCGCTTAGATATTCTGTCTCGACTTCCTTTAGCTCATCAGTGATAAAGCGCTCGCTACTTTTAAGCGTTTGTCGACGGATAAAGTGGGCAGGGGCATTCTTCGCCTGCATTTTGGGCAATTCAAAATAGAAGCCGCTAACTTTATTAAAGCCAACTTTTAGACTCGGTAATTGATTGTCTTGACGGGCACGCTCGACCATCTCGTCTAGCGTCGATTGAATATTGTCATGCAAATGGGTAAGGCGATCAAATTCTTCATCAAAGCCCGTCGCCAGCATTCCTCCATCGCGGATATGAGCAGGCGGTTCAATGACAATAGCGCGTTCGATTAATTCGGCGACGGATTGAACAGCAGGCAGTTGATCTGGCAATTGCTGCATCAACATTGGTAACAGGCCGGCGTCTTCATAACTGATACCCGATGCTTTCAATAGAGTAGTCAGCTGAGCACTACTAGCGATACCATCGGCAAGCTTGCGTAAGTCACGAGGTTTGGCGCTCATTAGCCCGATTCGACTGCTGATTCGTTCAATATCGCCAATAGTATTCAGCGTTTCTCGCAAACGTGTAACTAGTAAACTATCTTTCAAGTCTTGGTTTGACTCAATTGCGCCACTCTCTGGATTTAGCAAACAAGTTATCGCATCTAGACGCATATTGATACGTGAATGTTGACGTAGTGGACGCTTCATTTGCTGCACAAGTAGGCGTTTACCCATCGGAGTCTGACAATGGTTTAGCACAGATATTAAAGGAGTACCGTTGCTACTAACAGGGGTAAATAGCTCAAGGTTTTGTTGGCTATTAGCATCGATAATTAGGTAGTCATCACTATACTCGACAATGAGTTGGTTGACTTGAGGTACGTGGCGTTGCTGAGTTTGACGCGCATAGTGGATAAGCGCAGCACAACTGGTTTGCGCAAGTGGAGCCTCGTGAATGCCCAACCCGTCAAGACGCTGCACTTCGAACTGTTGACAAAGCGTGTCACTGGCATGCTCACAATGAAAGTCATTGGCAGCGACTTCTATAATAGGGCAGTCCAGATTTCGTCGTAACCACAGTAGCCACTCTGTATCATTGCTTCCAATGCTGTCGCCAACGCTATCAATAAGCGCTTCACTAATGATGCATTCACTAGGCGCAAAACGCGCCAAGACAGTCAGCATTTGAGTTTGCAAATTATCGATATCGTTTTTGTCTGCTATTAGTGTCTGGGTAGTCAGTGTACCCGCAGCCAAATCCATCTGGCTAACGGCTGCTTGTAACGTCTGGCTATTGTCTTGCGTTTTCATAGTCGCAATATCGATGGCAACCACAGTCGGCGTATGATTGGGTGCAATCAATGCATCATCAGTAATAGTACCTGCGGTAAGCGTTTTAACCACTTCACGGCGCATGATGCTACCAGCAGCAGATTTGCTTTTGTCTTTCTTTTGCTTGTCGCCCATCGCAGGGACATTAGACTTATTATCAGCGTTGCCAGTTGTCGATTCGTCAATTTGTTCGCATACAACCACTGTCTGACCAGCAGCGATCAAGCGTGCCATATAGCTATCGGCTGCATGAAACGGCACACCCGCCATGGCTATCGTGTTGCCTGCTTTATCCGTACCACGACGCGTCAGTGTGATATCTAGTATTTGCGCCGCACGCTTAGCATCGTCAAAGAACAGCTCATAAAAGTCACCCATCCGGTACAAGAGCAATGCTTGTGGATAGTTGGCTTTCATGGTTAGATATTGCACCATCATCGGCGTATGGTCTGCTAGATTGTAGACGTCATCGCCTATATTTAAGCAGTCAGAGGTCTCTTGTTTTGATAAGGGCTTTTCTGATGGATTAGGATTTGACGATTGATTTTGTCCAGATGGTTTTACGGTCATGCAGAGTCTCTTATAGTGCTTTAATGAGTGGTAATAGGTATTTTATGATAGGGGTGCTAAAGGGTTATTTGTCTTATGTACGAATTTGATAGATAGCTTTGGCTTGATCCATAAGCCAGTCACTTGTAGATAAATGGCTCCACGACAAATTTTGAGCCAAGATGCAGTGGTAGCAAACGTATAAAAATCAAACCGCGACAAACAAATAAAGTCGCTGAAAAAGCTAAGAAATTTAACAAGGTATTCGCTATTTTAACACGTCCTACTAGGTTTTTACTGTGGCAAATATCTACTCGCTGCCCTTGTATCCATCAGCGTCATAACCATATATAATGACGGCACACTTAATTGGGCGATACTAAATTAGGTAGTACTTAGTCGGGTGATGACAAGGCAGAGAGCTAAGCTTTGGCTAATGCGCACTAATTATCGAATATTCCATAGGTCAAAAAATTATGTTATCAAAGATTATAGGCAGTGTGGTTGGCACCAAAAATGACCGCGAATTAAAACGCATGCGTAAAGTGGTCAGCAAGATCAACGCACGAGAGGCTGAAATACAAGCCCTGTCTGATGAGCAACTACAACAAAAAACTGAAGAATTTAAAGCCAGACATCAAAAAGGCGAAAGCTTAGATGCGTTATTGCCAGAAGCATTTGCTGTCTGCCGCGAAGCATCATTACGTGTCAACGGCATGCGTCACTATGACGTGCAGCTGATCGGTGGTATCACCTTGCACGAAGGTAAAATCGCTGAGATGAAAACTGGTGAAGGTAAAACCCTAATGGGAACCTTGGCCATGTACCTAAATGCTATCAGCGGTAAAGGGGTTCATCTGGTCACGGTCAACGATTATTTGGCTGCGCGTGATGCTGAACTAAACCGCCCGTTGTTTGGGTTTTTGGGTATGACTGTTGGTGTGATTTACTCACAGCAGCCACCACAAGAAAAAATCGAAGCTTATCAAGCCGACATTACCTATGGTACCAATAACGAATACGGCTTCGATTATCTGCGCGATAACATGGTCTTTAGCCTTGCTGAGAAAAAACAGCGCCCGCTAAACTTTTGTATTATCGATGAAATTGATTCGATCTTGATTGATGAGGCTCGTACGCCGCTTATTATTTCGGGTCAAGCTGAAGATTCATCACGCATGTATGCGCTGATTAATACGATTATTCCTGTGCTAATCCGTTCAAAAGACGAAGAAGCGAACAAGAATAACGAAGAAGAAGACTTTTGGATTGATGAAAAAAATCGCCAGATTGAGATCAGTGAAAAAGGCTACGAGAAAATCGAGCGCTTCTTAATCGAAGTCGGTGAGCTGGGTGAGAACGAAAGCTTGTATAGCCCAAGTCGTTTGCCACTTTTGGCTCACGTTCAAGCGGCCATTCGTGCGCATCACGTATTTGTCAAAAACGTTCACTATATCGTG includes the following:
- a CDS encoding pilin, whose amino-acid sequence is MLSTSNGLYKSQAGFTLIEIMIVVAIISILVAIATVSYQTQVRKAQIMVIYQTMNDFRVPYQILINDGDGVTDFSPNGLNMPSNTKYCQFSVTAPNPLGVTINAIQCKIQNLSYLSEQTISLDRALNGSWSCRASADISKSYLPQDCQ
- a CDS encoding type IV pilin protein, which gives rise to MSHLLNHKATKQVGFTLIELMIVIAMVGILAAIAIPSYRAYIIRNAEADVQRKMLSLSNELEQWRAKALTYKGFKPRSDSIADNTGAINQPTNNPRYIIRLGHTTGSTPTFSTLHEGSARATNWVMMATPVDLTGASSFKITSQGVRCANNISFDIASNNCGIGGTTW
- a CDS encoding type IV pilin protein yields the protein MIVVAIIGVLAAIAYPSYQGYVERTNRADMMSEMQQIASRIESSKVNYKRYDRIPLSSIFLDTPATNGSVSFPNSGTALYTVTAGTGTWGEVDWTTSTGTLAGRDWTIIAIPVTGRRMANDGSLTLDDRGIKCRIIGTTEKCGKDNEWSK
- a CDS encoding O-antigen ligase family protein, with product MLVKLSLITSMIFFVLGILNPAYYPPWNSFISEYFTFLSLLFLIPVFAKNPISIPRMSLFFILISLLPIVQYALGQIFFFDKAALSFIYILSFWLAIVIGFNSVYKYKHSLDYFYFIILSCGLFSSIIAIAQWFNIDMSIDWVMPARSRPFANMAQPNHLATFLLLSLMSCLYFYENRKFNSKTLLLFSLVLLTVIAVTHSRTAWVALLFVYLYLAVSYKRDIINLSLKKQSLLLVYFAVVAILLPLLKASGLKLETAVAITQRSSSILERIQIWQQGIAAIKYQSLWGYGWNQSSFAQYDTFEVGYAKRYTTSFHNIFLDIIVWCGIPIGMTIIVFCTFIIIKALLKSVNASQTCLIVSICVVLIHSLLEFPLSYSYFLLPVGFMLGALFLTLNKEAIQINGIYCILVFLFGVGLNLYIVREYSYIPDNMVAAEIHEMNERKSVLSLPYQPHFFDTFESRARWIGLYPCTMFDNYQIEEIRYMVKTYMIYYDLYKFSEVLYFNGYKRDAQKHLDMLNYMYKESFKLSDLQCGNY
- the mutS gene encoding DNA mismatch repair protein MutS; this translates as MTVKPSGQNQSSNPNPSEKPLSKQETSDCLNIGDDVYNLADHTPMMVQYLTMKANYPQALLLYRMGDFYELFFDDAKRAAQILDITLTRRGTDKAGNTIAMAGVPFHAADSYMARLIAAGQTVVVCEQIDESTTGNADNKSNVPAMGDKQKKDKSKSAAGSIMRREVVKTLTAGTITDDALIAPNHTPTVVAIDIATMKTQDNSQTLQAAVSQMDLAAGTLTTQTLIADKNDIDNLQTQMLTVLARFAPSECIISEALIDSVGDSIGSNDTEWLLWLRRNLDCPIIEVAANDFHCEHASDTLCQQFEVQRLDGLGIHEAPLAQTSCAALIHYARQTQQRHVPQVNQLIVEYSDDYLIIDANSQQNLELFTPVSSNGTPLISVLNHCQTPMGKRLLVQQMKRPLRQHSRINMRLDAITCLLNPESGAIESNQDLKDSLLVTRLRETLNTIGDIERISSRIGLMSAKPRDLRKLADGIASSAQLTTLLKASGISYEDAGLLPMLMQQLPDQLPAVQSVAELIERAIVIEPPAHIRDGGMLATGFDEEFDRLTHLHDNIQSTLDEMVERARQDNQLPSLKVGFNKVSGFYFELPKMQAKNAPAHFIRRQTLKSSERFITDELKEVETEYLSAQSLALAREKQLYQELLNQLNQHLAELQQLSAAIAQLDVLSNWAHLAMIYNWQRPIMGLHTKDQNESVAKNQTSIDIRRGRHVVVEAALNQTNANSRNGNSLSTNHFVANDCALGSDGHPERLLLITGPNMGGKSTYMRQTALIVLLAHCGSFVPAASAHIGDIDRIFTRIGSADDLAGGKSTFMVEMIETANILNQATNKSLVLMDEVGRGTATTDGLAIAHACVNRLVEIGCLTLFATHYFELTQLTNDIGKHHADIRNVHVAASEVDGQLLLLHQIKDGAASSSFGLHVAKMAGIPTKVLEDAKRYLADNLQLDHLTVDKAKTVDDKNELAKSVKDKRQESYNNATLNQEVSHNAQISDTLENPKQNQLFSLQDELSMIDPDSLTPKQAHDLLYHLKKIISH
- a CDS encoding pilin → MNAQKGFTLIELMIVIAIIGILAAIAIPAYQGYTAKSQVAAGLAEISPAKTNAEAKLAEGISDTLTTADLGIQGSTSRCSAITSSVIATGKSTIACTLVGTSSINGDTIQWTRDGDTDSAIGAWTCSTNVPEESAPKSCTVGLVTPS
- the fdxA gene encoding ferredoxin FdxA; its protein translation is MTFVVTDNCILCKYTDCVEVCPVDCFYEGPNFLVIDPDECIDCALCEPECPANAIFSEDEVPKDQEMFTQLNEELAQKWPNITEMKGQMPEAEKWDGVEGKIQYLER